From Haliotis asinina isolate JCU_RB_2024 chromosome 8, JCU_Hal_asi_v2, whole genome shotgun sequence, a single genomic window includes:
- the LOC137293956 gene encoding N-acetylgalactosaminyltransferase 7-like isoform X2, with protein sequence MFRTRRRWMRTLFTGALFLVCFGVSLNYFRVEQLHSYSKDDIFTKVRKPRMKPMQLEEFEVEPEHYPTGSMEAVYKEGEVGNFEPPPERVVEGPGEMGRPVKPVKPDQDSLMHYGCDMKVSDQISVQRSIPDTRPKECKFWHYPSNLPGASVIVIFHNEGNSTLLRTINSIINRSPPSLLKELVLVDDASTREHLLAPLDNYIRRFNGLVKLFRNKKRLGAMGSRTRGAREAKSEILVILEPHCEVNVNWLPPLIQRIARDKTAMAQPTVDGVHYQDFRYTPVLTDMVKGVFDWGLRYKEQVVTAKERTENWKHNSEPYATPTHAGGLFAVTRKHFFDIGGYDEGLQIWGAEGFQLSFKQWMCGGRFEMVPCSRVGHIYHYTMPFTFKGSYLEKNNVRTAEGWMDEYKEYLYRQYPALRTMKVNVTDQMELRKRLGCKSFKWYMENVAYDVTKDYPLPPQNVVWGNIKERHGTQCLRKYDRKLILGACEQYGEYFRYNTAGQMSVGEFCLEYRGKGFAFPMCPDGYKHPWEWNQETGLIRHPVLKKCIQSGVQLILAECNNTVQTQQWILEKRK encoded by the exons ATGTTCCGCACAAGGAGACGGTGGATGAGAACGTTGTTCACAGGCGCCCTCTTTCTCGTTTGTTTCGGAGTCTCTTTGAACTACTTTAGAGTGGAACAGCTTCACTCGTACAGCAAAGACGATATATTTACTAAG GTTCGTAAACCAAGAATGAAACCAATGCAGCTAGAAGAGTTCGAAGTTGAACCAGAACACTATCCTACAGGATCGATGGAAGCTGTGTACAAAGAGGGAGAGGTGGGCAACTTTGAACCTCCTCCAGAAAGAGTCGTGGAAGGCCCAG GTGAGATGGGTAGGCCAGTGAAACCCGTGAAGCCAGATCAAGATTCCTTAATGCATTATGGCTGCGACATGAAAGTGAGCGACCAGATCTCAGTGCAGCGTTCTATCCCTGATACCAGACCAAAAGA GTGCAAGTTCTGGCACTACCCAAGCAATCTACCAGGTGCTTCTGTGATTGTCATCTTTCACAATGAAGGCAACAGCACGCTCCTAAGGACGATCAACAGCATCATCAATCGCTCCCCGCCATCCCTTTTGAAAGAGCTGGTTCTCGTGGACGACGCAAGCACCAGGG AGCATCTCCTTGCGCCTCTTGATAATTATATTCGCCGTTTCAATGGATTGGTCAAATTGTTCAGGAACAAAAAGAGGCTCGGGGCGATGGGTTCGCGGACAAGAGGAGCAAGGGAGGCCAAATCTGAAATACTTGTAATACTTGAACCTCACTGTGAAGTTAATGTGAACTGGTTACCTCCCCTGATTCAGAGAATTGCTCGCGACAA AACAGCGATGGCTCAGCCCACCGTTGATGGTGTGCACTACCAAGACTTTAGATACACACCAGTTTTAACGGACATGGTCAAAGGTGTTTTCGACTGGGGTCTTCGGTATAAAGAACAAGTGGTCACTGCCAAGGAGCGGACAGAGAACTGGAAGCACAACTCAGAACCTTATGC AACCCCAACGCACGCCGGTGGACTCTTTGCAGTCACCCGCAAACACTTCTTTGACATCGGAGGCTACGATGAGGGTCTTCAGATATGGGGAGCAGAGGGTTTCCAGCTTTCATTCAAG CAATGGATGTGTGGGGGTAGATTCGAGATGGTACCATGCTCAAGAGTGGGGCACATCTACCATTACACAATGCCCTTCACCTTCAAAGGATCCTACTTAGAAAAG AATAACGTCCGTACGGCGGAGGGATGGATGGACGAATACAAGGAGTACCTGTATAGACAGTATCCAGCTCTCAGGACAATGAAAGTTAATGTCACTGACCAAATGGAACTCAGGAAGAGGCTGGGTTGTAAGAGCTTCAAATGGTATATGGAAAATGTGGCATATGATGTGACGAAGGATTATCCTCTTCCCCCACAGAATGTTGTATGGGGAAAT ATTAAAGAGCGGCATGGGACCCAGTGTTTGAGGAAATACGACCGAAAGTTAATACTCGGAGCCTGTGAGCAATATGGGGAG TATTTCCGGTACAATACAGCGGGGCAGATGTCTGTTGGTGAATTCTGCCTGGAATATAGGGGGAAAGGGTTTGCGTTTCCCATGTGCCCTGATGGATACAAACATCCCTGGGAATGGAATCAG GAAACGGGCTTAATTCGTCACCCGGTGCTGAAGAAATGTATCCAAAGTGGAGTACAATTGATTCTTGCCGAGTGCAATAACACGGTTCAAACTCAGCAGTGGATTTTAGAGAAGCGGAAATAA
- the LOC137293956 gene encoding N-acetylgalactosaminyltransferase 7-like isoform X1, which produces MCGKNGGDMFRTRRRWMRTLFTGALFLVCFGVSLNYFRVEQLHSYSKDDIFTKVRKPRMKPMQLEEFEVEPEHYPTGSMEAVYKEGEVGNFEPPPERVVEGPGEMGRPVKPVKPDQDSLMHYGCDMKVSDQISVQRSIPDTRPKECKFWHYPSNLPGASVIVIFHNEGNSTLLRTINSIINRSPPSLLKELVLVDDASTREHLLAPLDNYIRRFNGLVKLFRNKKRLGAMGSRTRGAREAKSEILVILEPHCEVNVNWLPPLIQRIARDKTAMAQPTVDGVHYQDFRYTPVLTDMVKGVFDWGLRYKEQVVTAKERTENWKHNSEPYATPTHAGGLFAVTRKHFFDIGGYDEGLQIWGAEGFQLSFKQWMCGGRFEMVPCSRVGHIYHYTMPFTFKGSYLEKNNVRTAEGWMDEYKEYLYRQYPALRTMKVNVTDQMELRKRLGCKSFKWYMENVAYDVTKDYPLPPQNVVWGNIKERHGTQCLRKYDRKLILGACEQYGEYFRYNTAGQMSVGEFCLEYRGKGFAFPMCPDGYKHPWEWNQETGLIRHPVLKKCIQSGVQLILAECNNTVQTQQWILEKRK; this is translated from the exons ATGTGCGGGAAGAACGGTGGTG ACATGTTCCGCACAAGGAGACGGTGGATGAGAACGTTGTTCACAGGCGCCCTCTTTCTCGTTTGTTTCGGAGTCTCTTTGAACTACTTTAGAGTGGAACAGCTTCACTCGTACAGCAAAGACGATATATTTACTAAG GTTCGTAAACCAAGAATGAAACCAATGCAGCTAGAAGAGTTCGAAGTTGAACCAGAACACTATCCTACAGGATCGATGGAAGCTGTGTACAAAGAGGGAGAGGTGGGCAACTTTGAACCTCCTCCAGAAAGAGTCGTGGAAGGCCCAG GTGAGATGGGTAGGCCAGTGAAACCCGTGAAGCCAGATCAAGATTCCTTAATGCATTATGGCTGCGACATGAAAGTGAGCGACCAGATCTCAGTGCAGCGTTCTATCCCTGATACCAGACCAAAAGA GTGCAAGTTCTGGCACTACCCAAGCAATCTACCAGGTGCTTCTGTGATTGTCATCTTTCACAATGAAGGCAACAGCACGCTCCTAAGGACGATCAACAGCATCATCAATCGCTCCCCGCCATCCCTTTTGAAAGAGCTGGTTCTCGTGGACGACGCAAGCACCAGGG AGCATCTCCTTGCGCCTCTTGATAATTATATTCGCCGTTTCAATGGATTGGTCAAATTGTTCAGGAACAAAAAGAGGCTCGGGGCGATGGGTTCGCGGACAAGAGGAGCAAGGGAGGCCAAATCTGAAATACTTGTAATACTTGAACCTCACTGTGAAGTTAATGTGAACTGGTTACCTCCCCTGATTCAGAGAATTGCTCGCGACAA AACAGCGATGGCTCAGCCCACCGTTGATGGTGTGCACTACCAAGACTTTAGATACACACCAGTTTTAACGGACATGGTCAAAGGTGTTTTCGACTGGGGTCTTCGGTATAAAGAACAAGTGGTCACTGCCAAGGAGCGGACAGAGAACTGGAAGCACAACTCAGAACCTTATGC AACCCCAACGCACGCCGGTGGACTCTTTGCAGTCACCCGCAAACACTTCTTTGACATCGGAGGCTACGATGAGGGTCTTCAGATATGGGGAGCAGAGGGTTTCCAGCTTTCATTCAAG CAATGGATGTGTGGGGGTAGATTCGAGATGGTACCATGCTCAAGAGTGGGGCACATCTACCATTACACAATGCCCTTCACCTTCAAAGGATCCTACTTAGAAAAG AATAACGTCCGTACGGCGGAGGGATGGATGGACGAATACAAGGAGTACCTGTATAGACAGTATCCAGCTCTCAGGACAATGAAAGTTAATGTCACTGACCAAATGGAACTCAGGAAGAGGCTGGGTTGTAAGAGCTTCAAATGGTATATGGAAAATGTGGCATATGATGTGACGAAGGATTATCCTCTTCCCCCACAGAATGTTGTATGGGGAAAT ATTAAAGAGCGGCATGGGACCCAGTGTTTGAGGAAATACGACCGAAAGTTAATACTCGGAGCCTGTGAGCAATATGGGGAG TATTTCCGGTACAATACAGCGGGGCAGATGTCTGTTGGTGAATTCTGCCTGGAATATAGGGGGAAAGGGTTTGCGTTTCCCATGTGCCCTGATGGATACAAACATCCCTGGGAATGGAATCAG GAAACGGGCTTAATTCGTCACCCGGTGCTGAAGAAATGTATCCAAAGTGGAGTACAATTGATTCTTGCCGAGTGCAATAACACGGTTCAAACTCAGCAGTGGATTTTAGAGAAGCGGAAATAA